Genomic segment of Novipirellula artificiosorum:
TTCCCGATCGACCGTCGAACCAAGGCGGGTGCATGGTGAGGCAACGTCGTTCCGATTCCTCAAGACGCATCATCGACGTCGGATCAACAAGGGCTCGGTGTGGCTCGATTGTCCCTCGGATGCCCACCGAATGGGTTTCGGCCAATGCTCCAAAAACCTGAGTGACGACGCGATAGACCGGCATTTGCCAAAGTGAGAGCACACGGTCACGTCCAACATCCAACGCTTGCCAGGGCAAATCGGGACGCAGAATGTCCGGCGGCGAGAGGTTCGCTTGAACAATCGCTATCGGATGCAAGGTGCGGCGCCGCATGCCCGTAACCAGCTCCGCAATCGCGTGCAGCGGGTAATGTGCTGCATGGGTTCCCTTGTCGGGAGTCACACGAAACAGGAACTGTGACCGCTCCAACCCACCGACTTGAACCGAGACCGCTTCACTGGGGTCGCACTTCCAACCATCGATACCGAAAAGTCTTAACGTCCCATGGAGGGCCTGTTCATCATCATTGATCACGTGAACGGTGGCGGTAAACGGCAAACCACTTTGTTCGATCGAGCGAGGGCATTCGATCTCGACCGTGGTCATTCCCTGGCGAGCTACTGGTGGCGTGTAACCCAAGGAACTGCTGATTCCGAGTAGCAAGCTCGCGCAGACGGCTGGCAGTAACTTGCAGTAGAGCGGCGCTGCCGCAGTGAGCGAGATGCAGCTCCGAGACGATGCCGTCATCGGAAAACAGGCATCCGTCCCATGACGGATCGTGGGAACAGGGCGATGCGGTCGAGGAAGATCAATCATTGCGGGCGCAGGAGTGGAGGGGGCAAGGAGGTAGGAACCCTGTAGGCAGGGCCTTCCATTCTAGCACCTTTCGATCACCCTCAATCACACCGACCGTTTTACGCTGATGGCAAAGAAGAATCCACGTTTTTGTGAGGGCTTTGCTCAATACTCAAAGGATTCGAAACCGTAGCTCGATCAATCAATTCGATGGGCGTGCCTAAAAGTGAAATAGACTCGATGCAACACTTACTTCTTACGGTCCTTCTCTTCTTGGTTGGCACAATTTGCTTGAACAATGACTCGAGTGCAAAGGGGGATAAGCCACCATTCAAAATCAAGATTCGCCGCTTCGATGACGGTGTATTGGCGACGGTTGCATCGAAGGACAATTGCTTTGAGATTGAACTGCCCAAGTCTTTCTTCGAGGATGAATCCGAATCGGTGAAAATTAGCTGGATCGATTTCTATCGTTGACGAGCTTTTCTACCTTTGGATCTCACCAATGCAAAACAGGTGATAGAGTCCCCGGAGAAAAATTCGGTTACCCACAAAAGCAGGCGTCGCGTATACCGGTTCTCCAAGCTTCGATTCGCCAAGCAACTCGAACTCTTCACCAAGTTTGAAAACGTATGCGTTGCCAGCTAAGTCAATCATATAAACACGGTCGCTGACCAAAACGGGCGAACTGTTAAACCCATGATCGAATTCATGTTCCCAAACTACATCGCCGCTCTTGGCATCGAGGCAACTGACTACGCCGAACGCAGTGGGAAGTAGCACAAACTTCTTGTTCGCAACGGCACTCGACGTATCCGGCAAGTCACCATCCCACTGCCAAAGGATTTTAGGCTCTTGATCGTGTTGGCTGATGTCAATCGCCGTGGCTGGTGCTCCCTCATTGGCGACAAAAACCACTCCGTCGGAATAAGTGGCTGATGATGCAATTTCGCCGCTGAGACATTCGACGCGCCAATATCGCTCGCCCGACGCAGGATCATAGCTGACAACGAATTTGCTATCTGTTAAAATCAACTCCGCTCTGCCGGCGTTGTCAACCAGGATCGGTGACGACCATGACATCTGCTCACGCTCAGCCGTCCACACTAATTCGCCCGTTGCGATGTTCAGTGCCAGTAGTTTCGAGTTGTCTTTTTGGTCGTATTGGACGTACAGTCGCTCGTCATCGCAAATCAACGACGAAGCGTGGCCGTAGTGATTATTGGGAACTCCCAGATACTTGGTCCAAATTCGTTCACCATTGATGTCGAGACAAACCAGTTCACCGGTTGCAAAGATTGCCGCGACGAAACGACCGTTGGTTGCCATCGTCGGTGCTGCGTAGCCGGTTGCTTCCAGGACGCGAGGCGGCACGAAGTCGGCAGGCGCGTCGGGAAGGGCGGACACCGCGTGCTTCCAAGCCAGCTTGCCAGTGTCCGCGTCAACGCAATAGACATCGCGAGACTGGTGGTCCGCCCCAGTGATGAAAATGCGTTTCTCCCAAACAATCGGCGAACTCATTCCGTGTTTGTCGATCGGCATCTTCCAAAGGATGTTCTCGCCACTTTGAAGGTTCCAAGCCACTGGGAAAATCATGTCGGCAGCAAGCACACCTGAATGTTTGCCGCGAAAGCCGGGCCAATTATTCTTCAGCTCCTGAGGTGCCGACTGCGCGGATGCTTCCACTTGCAACCCAAGCAGGAACGTGACAATCATCACGTTTAGAAACATGTCATTAACTCGCGACCCATTTGATTTGTACGTTTTCACAGGCTGGGAGCCTGGGCCACTTGTTCTTCTTCGATTCATTGTCATTTGACAACCTTTACGCACTTCATCTGAGCGTGATCACGGATCAATAATTTGCCATCGGAGAGTGCCAGCGGTGCCCAGTTCTGTGTTCCGCCACCGATTCGGCCTGCAATGCCGCTGCTGTCACCTCCGCCAGCCCCAAGCCGCTCGGCGGAAGAGAGTGGTTTGAATTCCTTCGGGTCTGGCTCAATCAAGTACAGTGACTTTTCGCCATCGGTTGCAAGGATCAGACCGTCCACCAAAATCATACTTCCTTTGTTGAACCCAGGCGCCCGCTTGGTCTTCCACATGATTTCACCATCCATGTTCATGCAGACCAATCCATCTCGCCGATTGTTGGTTCCATATTGAGCATAGAAATGCCCATTGTGCAGAACCGGCGGCTTGGTTTGGTCACCGAACTCTTCGGTGGTGAACACTTCATTGGCAACATACTCGTTGCCCTGTTTCTCGATCTTGACCATCGTTGCACCGAGTTCATAGCCACCGACAACCATGACACGGTTGTCGCCTGCATCGATTGCCGGAGCTACCGAAATGTGGCAGTTCCAATTGCCGTATTCCCATAGCTGCTTTCCAGTAAGTGGGTCGAGGCCGATGAATTTGCCGCGATTGTTTTCGTTGGGGCTTGAACGTTGGAATGGGTTCGTCGACGGAGTTACCATGACCAAATGATCTTGGCCATCAATCTTGACAAGGTTCGGACTGACGTAGCCGACGTAACCGAGTGATGGCGTTTTCCATTTGACATCGCCCGATAGCTTGTCGTAGGCGACCACTCCGGCATCGGGAGCTTGCGAGGCGAGGATCAGCAGATCGCCGTAGACCAACGGATTTTGGGTAACGGCCCAGATTGGAAAGCTGCCGAGTTCACTGGCACCAAAACCACCACCTCCTCCACCGCTCGCCGGTGGTTTTCCAGCGAAGTCCGTCCATACATTGGCTTTCCAAACGGGCTGATGCGTATTGGTGT
This window contains:
- a CDS encoding PQQ-like beta-propeller repeat protein — protein: MIVTFLLGLQVEASAQSAPQELKNNWPGFRGKHSGVLAADMIFPVAWNLQSGENILWKMPIDKHGMSSPIVWEKRIFITGADHQSRDVYCVDADTGKLAWKHAVSALPDAPADFVPPRVLEATGYAAPTMATNGRFVAAIFATGELVCLDINGERIWTKYLGVPNNHYGHASSLICDDERLYVQYDQKDNSKLLALNIATGELVWTAEREQMSWSSPILVDNAGRAELILTDSKFVVSYDPASGERYWRVECLSGEIASSATYSDGVVFVANEGAPATAIDISQHDQEPKILWQWDGDLPDTSSAVANKKFVLLPTAFGVVSCLDAKSGDVVWEHEFDHGFNSSPVLVSDRVYMIDLAGNAYVFKLGEEFELLGESKLGEPVYATPAFVGNRIFLRGLYHLFCIGEIQR
- a CDS encoding outer membrane protein assembly factor BamB family protein; translation: MKSAYLSTVFVWAMASTVLAADWPQFLGPQRNSTSPETGLLRSWPDAGPEVLWAVEVGRGYGGPAISEGKAYLLDREDEVGDTLRCFDLNDGKELWSYAYDAPGSVMFPGSRSVPTVDAGYVYTCGHNGDVYCIDTNTHQPVWKANVWTDFAGKPPASGGGGGGFGASELGSFPIWAVTQNPLVYGDLLILASQAPDAGVVAYDKLSGDVKWKTPSLGYVGYVSPNLVKIDGQDHLVMVTPSTNPFQRSSPNENNRGKFIGLDPLTGKQLWEYGNWNCHISVAPAIDAGDNRVMVVGGYELGATMVKIEKQGNEYVANEVFTTEEFGDQTKPPVLHNGHFYAQYGTNNRRDGLVCMNMDGEIMWKTKRAPGFNKGSMILVDGLILATDGEKSLYLIEPDPKEFKPLSSAERLGAGGGDSSGIAGRIGGGTQNWAPLALSDGKLLIRDHAQMKCVKVVK